The Pelagicoccus albus genome includes the window GGCTCTTTGCCATTTTCAGGCTAGTGGTCTCTCCCGACGACTCCGTCAGTTCCAGCCTTGCTTCCGTAGGGGCAGTTCCAGTGAAGCGAGCAATCAAAACTTGGGATGAACCCCGTTCTATTTCCACATCGCCAGGCTCTACGCTTAGGCTCGTATCCGCTAACGATTCTTGTGGCACACCCTGAATCTGAATCTGAATCTGATTTTCGGTGGCTAAGTAAGTTGCCAGCATGACAAGAAGGTAAATTCCTAGAGAGCCCAGATATTGGATACGGGATATGAGCAGCTTTTTGCGTCCGCAACGCTTCCATCCCTTGCGGCTTGGCTGTTCGAGTGCTTCGTCTAAAACTCGTTTGGAAAAAAATGATTTCTGGGCGTTGGCTGATAGTTCGTTTTCTACAGCGGTTACAAGGGATTGATTTATCTCCGGATTTTCAGATTCGATTAGTCGAGCGGCCTTGAGGAAATCTAGCGGGATTTTCTGCTCGTGAAAATGAGAATACAAGGTGATGCCGATCGCGATACCGCTTAACAAAATCAGAGCGGTGCTCGCCCAGAAGGGCAGAACGAGGGCAATTGCCAGAAGTGGAAATGCGAGGAGTCCAGACCACAGAAAGCGCTTGGATCGCGTCCTCATATTCTCACCGCTACGAATACGTCGTGCGGTAGGTTCTAACAGGAGACGGAGCTGAAGGGGAAGCGCTCGAGGGGGAGACGATTGTTCCTCGGGGTTCATGCGGGAGTTCCTCCTTCCTGGCGTGTTGATTTTATGGCTACAAGGCTTTCCAGGGCGAGGAGTGCCAAAACGATCCAGAGCATCCATCTCCAGAGTGATTGACGTTCCTCTAGAATCGAAGCGTTTTCGCGATTGGCTGATTCCTGAATAGAGCGAGTGACTTGAGCTATTTGCTCGGAGTCGTAATCTGGCAAGCCGAGCTTGTCCCAATCATCCTCCGAGATGGGTACGGTCAGGCTCTCGTTGGGGTCCATTTGGAAGGCGTACCAGAACGACTCATCGCTTTGGTAAACACCTGCAGCTTCGGGTAGCGAACTTAGCACATTCGAATAGCTCGATCGGGAGCGAGAGGAAAGGGTGCTGTTTTCCGGAAGCGGAAGTCCGCCGATGGAAGAGAGTGCTAGCTGGTGAAGGAAAGGGACGAACTTGCTCGATAAGGTCCACTGCGTCTTTTCCGGGGACCAGGATCCTGACCAGATGTAGACCTTGCCTGTGCCTAGAGAGGTTTCGATCAGAAGCGGGCTTTGGTCATCGAGACTTGCGATCGTTTCGTAATCGAGAGTATCCGGATAAGAGATACGAGGCGTTTGCCAGGATTTGATTTGCGCGAAGTTGCTGTAGCGAGGATCGGAAAAGATTGAGAACAACGGGTGTTCGAAGTCGACATCGCCGATGCGGAGCTCTCCTTCGGTCGCGGCTTGGATCGCGATTTCCGGAGCCTCTAGCAAGGCTTGGAGGGTGGCGCTCATGTTGGGATCTTTGGCTAAGACAAAGGCTGTCGCCCCCGTGCGGATCTTGTCTTTCAATTGTTCAACATTCTGTTCCGAGAGCTCAGCCTCTACTAGGATGAGGTCAGAACTTTGTTCTAAGCTCTCCTGCAAACGAATCTGGGGAAAATCGATGCCTTGCAGCGCTTTGCTTACAAAATAGGGGGCCTCTCGTGTATCGGAAATCGGAGCATCGCTAAGGAGAGTTACTTCGGCGATTGGAACGTTTTTCGGGGCTCGGAATAGTTGGTTGTCGAAGGTGGCTGTATCGCCTGAAAGCTCGAACAAGAGCGGCCACGTTTTTGCCTCCTTTGGCAATGGGATGCTAATCGACACGCTGGTTTTATTGGCCGGGATAAAGGCTTGCAACTCGTCCCCGAGGGGCTGCTTGGAATCGGCGCGATAGGCTTGCACGCTAAACTCGAGAGCTTGGGAATCAGCGGTCTGGGTGAGAACGCTTAGTGTTGCCGAAACCAGATTTTCTTCTTCCTGCCATGCTCCCCATTGCAATGTCAGATTATCATCTTGCCCTGGTGCTTCCAGGCTTACTCTTTTGAGGAAAGTTTCGCTCGGCCATTCCAGGCCGGTCAGACCACTGATTCGCGAACCTTGGGCGAAGTCGGAAAAGATCACGATTTCACCGATACCCTTTTCCTCTGAGCTTTCGTTGAGTTGAGCCAAGGCGTTTAGGCCCGCTTCGACCGCTGTATCCAAATGGGTGGGATAGTCAGTGGTGGGTATTTGCTCAAGCTTAGCCAAGGCTAATTCCTTGCGTTGCGAAGGCGGCCAACTGGACCATTCGGAAGAGGAGATGAGAATTTGGCTTGTATCCGAAAATCCGACGACACTAAGACGATCCGTTGGAGAGATCGATTCTAGCTCCTCTGCGATTCGGCCGTTGAGTAGTTCTCGAATGCCTGGCTGGCTCATGCTCGCGCTTTGATCGATAAGGAACACGCGGCTTACATTTGAAGCGGCAGAAGCAGGAGGGGCATCGCTGGTTGGAAAAAAGGGCCGGGCAAAAGCGAAAGCCAGCAGGGCGATGATGAGGCAACGTATCAGCAATAGCCACGGATTGTGGATACGCCGTCGACTTTGCGTTTTCGGTGTACTCTCGTCGAGCAGCTCTGTGGAGCTAAAGTTAATGCGGTTCTTTGGCGCCTGACGAATCAAGTGGAACAAGATTGGTCCTGCCAGCAAGGCAAGGCCGGCCAGAAATAGGGGAGCGAGGAAGCTCACTTCATCACTCCTTTCAAGTTCCTGATGAATTCCACAAGAGCGAGGTCGAGCGGTTGATCAGTCGTTAAGGTTTGCAGACTCGCTCCCGCTCGAGCGAAGGCTTCGCGAATGGCGGATTGGCGTTTTTTGAACCGTTCCACATAGTTGTCTCTTGCGGAATCCGGATCGACGAAACGAGTTTCGCCAGTTTCTAGGTCGTCCCAGTAGGCCGCCTTCCCGTACTGAAGGTCCGTCTCTGCAGGATCGAGGATCTGCAAGGCTCGCACGTCGTGGCCCATGGAGGAAAGGTAAGAAAGCTCCGCTTGCCAGGACTCGGGATCTGAGAGGAAGTCCGAAATGATGATAAACAAAGAACGTTTGCGGTTCAAGCGACGCAGCTCGACGAGGACTTCAGCGAGGTCGGTACCTTTTCCTTCCGGATCGCGCTCCAGAATGGCTAGGAGTCGCTGAAAGTGACCCGGCCTCCAGCGAGGTTCCTGATAATCTGTGATTCGGCTGTCGAATCGAGCCAAGCCCACCACGTCTCTCTGCTTTCCGAGGAAATAGGAAAGAGTTGCTGCCAAGGTCCGAGCGTAGTCAAATTTACTATACGACAGGGACGTGAAATCCATCGATCGACTGGCATCGAAGGCGACTTGGCAACGAAGGTTAGTCTCGTCCTCGAAAACTTTAAGAAACTCGCGATCCGTGCGGGCTAAGGCTTTCCAATCCAAGTAGCGCAGGTCGTCGCCCGGGCTATATTGCCTGTATTCAGAAAACTCTACCGAAAAGCCATGATACGGGCTACGGTGAAGTCCGGCCCAAATTCCTTCCACTACGATACGGGCCCGAAGCTCAAGGTCGCGTATGGCGAGCAGGGCTTCGGGATCGACGGTGGTGGCTGATCTGTCAGGTTTATTCGGCACAGGTTTTTCAGCGTTTACTCGATGAGCTTTTCGATGATTTGCTCCACGGTGGTAGACTCTGCTTCTGCTCGATAGTTGAGCAAGATGCGGTGACGGAGAACCGGTTTGGCTAAGGCGTTTATCTGCTCTTTGGCGACGTAGGATTTGCTTTCCCATAGGGCGAGTGCCTTGGCCGCCAAAACGAGAGCCTGGGCGGCTCGAGTGCCTGCTCCCCAATTGACGTATTTTCGGATGAACTCCGGAGCGCCCTCAGCGGCGGGACGAGAACGAGCAACTAGGCGAACTGCGTATTCGATCACATCGCTGCTGACCGGGACCTCTCGGACGAGGCTTTGGATGGCGATGATTTCCTCCGCGGTAAATACGGGTTCGATCGCTCCACCCTGACGCATGGTGGTCCGGCGAACTACCTCTACCTCGTCTTCCTCCGGTAGGTAGTCGATAAGGACGTTGAAAAGGAAACGGTCCAACTGGGCTTCGGGGAGCGGATAGGTGCCCTCCATCTCGACCGGATTTTGAGTGGCCAGTACAAAGAACGGTTCCTGCAAGGTGTGCCGGGCTCCCGCTGCAGTAACTTGGTGCTCTTGCATCGCTTCCAAAAGGGCGGACTGAGTCTTAGGAGGCGTTCTGTTTATTTCGTCCGCCAGTAGCAGGTTTGCGAATACAGGCCCCTTTACGAAGGTCAGTTCGCGACCGGCGGGTCCATCGGTTAGGATTTCTGTTCCCGTTATATCGGCCGGCATGAGGTCCGGCGTGAACTGGATCCGCTGGAAGTTGAGCTGGAAAACTTGAGAGATCGATTTGACCAAGAGGGTTTTGGCGAGACCCGGGGCTCCTGTGATCATGCAGTGCCCGCCCGCCATGAGAGCGACCAGTAGTTGCTTGGTAACTTCCTTTTGCCCGACGATCACCTTTGAAAGCTCCTCCTCGACCCGCTTTCGGCCAGTCTGGAGTTTCTCGAAAAGTTCGGCGTGAGATTCGATGGTTTCGTCGGTCGTATTCATGAAGCGGATTCGGTGGCGTTAAATAGAAATTTAAAACAGATTTTGGTCTAGTGGGTCATGGCGTAGACGATGATGTTGATTCCCATGGGGTAAGCGCGTTTTTCGGAGAACTCCCGGAAGTACCATTCGCTTTCGCCCTCGCGTTCCCAACCGTCTCCCAAATCAGTATTATGGCAGATGATCACGCACATGCGCCCTTGGTCGTCGTAGATGGCTCGGTAGTGCACGAACTCGGCGCTTGGGCCTTTGTCTGTCTCCCATGTGATATCAGTGCCCTCGTAGTGGCGGGCGTGGCCGACACTCGGTACTTGAGGCTTTTCCTGCAGGTCAAAGACGATGTGGAAAATCGGATGTTCTAGCTCAAGCTCGTGAAACTCTCGATCCGGAAAAACGCGACGGAGCTCGTACTCGAGGTTTTCCCATTCTGCGTCACCCCAGAAATCGTCTACCATGAGGAAACCGCCATTCAGAAGATAATCTCGCAGGGCGCGCACTTCTGTTTCACGGAAGCTAAGGGACCCCGGCTCCACCATGTAGAGAAATGGGTAATCGGCCAAATTGTCCTCGTCGAGCCGCACAACAGCGGAGTCCGGATTGACCTTGAGCGAAGTCATTTGCTGCAGCCGGTACGCGAAATTAAGCTCCGCGTCCGGATAGTCGATGGCCCAACGCCCGCGGCCACCCCAGCCTCTGCCACGAAAGGAATCATATTGGACGCGAGCGAAGGTGAAAACGTCGTGCTTGAAGCGAGCAGGGACTTCCCACTCCGGCACACCGGCCCGGTCGCTCATTTGGGCTTGGCCATCGGTCGGACTGAGCAGGCAAAGCGTTCCCAGAGCCGCCAATTGTTTGAAGTGGCGGATTGGATACGAAGCTATTCTTCGCGCGAGCCTATTGCAGGAAGTCGATATCAATGTCTAGGGCGTCTATCTTAGGTCTGTTGTCCGAAGGTTCTGGGGGAGCAGGTGCAGCGGCCTGTAACTCGTTCAGCAGGTGGTATGCCTTCTGAAAACGAGGAGCATCTTGCAGGGCCATCAGCACATGGCGCTTCGCTTGAGTCGGGTCGGAATCTTGCAGAATCTCCGCCAGTTGATAATGGAGAGCAGGAGAGTCTGGGGGATCAAGAGCGATCAATGAACGAGCGGCTTCGGCGGAGTAGTTGTCCTGCTCAATATCGCTGGCTGCTTCGAGCAACGCTCTCCATGGCGTTTCGGCCATCGGGTTTATGGCGATCCACTGATTTGCCCACTTCAGGCTGGCTGCCGCGTCCTGCTCTTCTTGAGACAATTCGAGGAGGCGAACCAAGGGCTTTAGCTGGCTTCCTTCATGACGAGTGATCGCCTCGAGCGTGGCGATTTCGCTCTCTCGCTCGCCAAGCTTCCGGTACGCAACCGCCAGCGGCCAGTGGGCATTCTCCGATCCTGTCAGATAGCCCGCTTTCTCGATTAAATCTTGAAGTCGCTCGGCTGCGTTTTCCCAGTCTTCCTCCTCGAGCAGTCTCCATCCCTCCTGCAAGGCCGAACTGTAATCCGTTTTCGGGCCCGTGATCTGTATAGCGGTGGCGAGTGGTGATTGTTGAGTTTGGAAACGGAATTCGCCCGCCAGCTTGCTCGCTTCTGCTTTTGCGAATTCTGCGAAGGCAAGATCCAGTTCCGGCAAAGGGGCGAAGCGCTTGGCGATAGCTGCATTGGTTTCTTCTCCTTTGCCCAAGTCTTGCAGCAATTCGCGCAGAGCTGGTTTTCCGTAATTTTGTACCAAAAAATCGACTACGAGATAGGATTGAAAGTAGGCGAACTGAATATCCTGTCCGTCCTCGGCTCGGAGGAAGGCGGAGCTCATTGAGCTGACTGGTTGCATTTGCTCGCTCAAAATGCGGTCGCGGTAGTCGGCGCTCATTCGCTGTCCCCAGGCTGGATTGAAAAGCTGCTCTTCGTACACGGAGATTCCTTCCGACAGCCAACGAGGCATTCGATTTTGGCTCATGGTGAGCGTAATGGTATGGCAAAATTCGTGATAGAGGACTGCCTCCCAATTGGCGCTGCGGCTGGCGGGGCTATTGATGGTGAAGACGGGGCCGAAGCAGACGCCTAGGAATCCAGGAGTGCCCGGCATGCCGAAGGTACGCGTCTCGAAGTCTGCCGGGTTGGGATAAATCTCTACGGTGGTTTTGACCGGAAGCTCGATGCCGTAGCTTTGCGAAAGTTCGGTGTGCGCTTTCTCCAGTAGCTTGATAGCCCGAGGTCCATAGACCTCTGCTTCCTGTGGAGTCATACGCAGCAGAAAGTGCTCGGATTCGATGGTGCTGAACTCGGCCAAGCGCTCTTCCAGCGTTACGAGATTGAAGGCGGCAACATTGTATGGGTCGTCTCGATACACGCGATCTGCGTGACGCCATGCTTCTTCGTTGCGAGCTAGGCGGAGGAGGTCTTGAGCGAGTTGGATGCGAGCAGGGGAGAAGGACTCGTCGAAGCCAAGGGCTTTACGTTGGTATCTTGCCGCATCGGCGAACCGGTATTTGCGAGACAACTGGTATCCGATGCGGAAGTCGACGGAAGGGTTGATGGTCCAAGAGCTCAGAGCCTCGCGCCGAAGTTCGTCGCCTGTTTCGGCATCATTTTGGATGTAGGCGATACTCGCCTTGAGGGCCAAAGTATCCGGATCGCGGGGATTGGTCCGCAAAGCTTTGTCCAAGAGAACAGTCGCAGACAGGTAGTCCTCTCCTGCAATTTGATTCTCGGCCAGTAGGCGGAGAGTCGGCCCGTGGCGAGGATTCAGGGATAGGGCTTTGTTAGCGTATTCGGCTAACCTGCCCGGGTCGCCTTCGCGGAAGGAATGGGCGAGGCCGAACCACAAGTCCGGATTTTCGGGGAATAGCTCCAGTCCCTTCTGGAAGGTTTGGGAGGCAAGCTTGTAGTCACTCTTGTTAAGGGCTAGGTTGCCGGCAGCCAAGTAGGCTGAAACCGGAGGCGGATCGAAGTCCATGGCCCGCCGGTAGAAATTGTCCAAAACGATCTTAGGCTCGAGCTTGTAAAGTTCGGCGATGCGGCCGATCACCACCACATTGTCAGGATCGTAGCCATACCGCCGGGACCGTTCGTTTATGAGATAGCCCAAAGCCTCGTATTGCAGACGAGCTTCGTTGTAGCGGGCGCTGTAGAGGGCTGCCTGACGAAGGAGAAATCTCGGGAGCAAGGCGTATCGGTGATCCTCGACGTAGCGGTCGAGCTCCTCGTAAGCCTCTTCATAGCGACCTAGGGCCAACAGAGACTGGGCTTCGATAACGATCCAGCCCGATATCCATGGATCGAGTTCGCGGCCGGCCGCGGAGTAAGAGACGGCTTCCTCGTAAGCGCCAGTGTTGTAGAGCTTCCAAGCCTTTTCCAGAACCGGTGGCCCGTCGTTGATGTCCACGGCATCACCCCTGTTTTGGCCCAGCAGAGCAAACGCCGCTACGGCAATCAAGATCTGGTAGCAAGTTCGGCTTAGGCAGGCTGATGGTGACACGGCAGGCGGGCGTTGGGCGTCTAGGAAGCTAACGACCTAAGCGGTAAGGCGATTGTGGGAGAATAGCACTTTCGACGCGATATCTATGAGTGGGTTTCTGCAAATTTGGTGAGCTCCCTACATTTGCTAGGAGCGACCGGATGCGTCCTCGCGAATCAAGTTTATTAGCCCCTGTGAGTCAATGGGTTGTGAGACTCCTCCCGTTTTAGATTCGATGGAATGAGAATTGCGCTTAAGATGCTAGTTTAACCCCCCATTCGATTATGTCCCGATACACCTTGTTCGTTGTCCTCTTGTTTTGTTCGGTCCCGCTTCTTTCAGCCGAGAAGAAACCCTTGCCAAATGTCCTGTTTATCTTGGTCGATGACATGGGCTATGGAGAGCTCGGCTCCTATGGGCAAAGGACTCTTCAGACCCCGAGGCTCGATCAATTGGCGGATGAAGGAATGCGGTTCACGCGCTTCTACGCGGGTTCCACGGTCTGCGCTCCGTCTCGCAGTGTACTAATGACAGGACTACACACCGGACACACCCAAGTGCGAGGGAACGACCGGGAGCGAGCTGCGTTGGGCCAAACCTTACGTGACGAGGATCTTACCATCGCCGAGGTGATGAAGGAGGCAGGCTATCGAACTGCTTTGGTCGGAAAATGGGGATTAGGCGCGGTGGACTCCTCCGGCGCTCCGAACAAGCAAGGCTTTGATTCCTACTATGGCTTTGTGAATCAGACGCATGCCCACAATCATTTCCCAAGCTTTCTGATTCGAGACGGCGTGAAGGAGGAGCTGCCAAACGATCTTGTCAAGGTGGGTGAGATCGACGGGGTTGGCTATTCGGAGAACAAGGAAGTCTATGCCAACAACCTCTTTTTTGAGGAGGCAGAGTCGATTATCCGAGAATCGCGGGACGAGCCCTTTTTCCTCTACCTCGCCCTGACGATCCCGCATGCCAACAACGAGTCATCGGACGAGTTAGGGGATGGCATGGAAGTGCCGACCTACGGTGCCTTCGCCAACAAAGAATGGCCTGATTTTCACAAAGGACATGCTTGGATGAACGACCGAATCGATCGTGGCGTGGGAGAGTTGATGGATCTTTTGGAGGAGCTGGATTTGGCTGACGACACGATCGTCGTTTTCACCAGCGACAATGGCCCGCACAACGAAGGCGGATTTGGATACAACCCCGAGTTCTTCGACGCCAATGGGCCGCTTAATGGAATCAAACGCGACCTAACGGACGGTGGCGTAAAGGTACCCCTTATCATCCGTTGGCCTAAGGTCGTCGAAGGAGGTAGCGTTTCGGATCATGTTTCCTTTTTTGGGGACTTCATGCCGACTATCGTTGAGCTGACAAAGCGGGACGAAGTCGAAACCGATGGGCTCAGTCTATTACCCGTATTGAGCGGACAAAAAACGTTCCCGAGTCACGCGTTTTTGTACTGGGAGTTTTACGGGGCTCCTAAGTCGCAAGCGGTTTTGCTCGAGGGGCGCTGGAAAGGGATTCGTGTGGTGGGCGAAGAGGCCATGCGGCTTTTCGATTTGGATGCGGACCCGGGGGAGTTTCGCGATCGTTCCGCTGACTATCCTGATATCGTGGAACGTATCGAAAAGCTAATGACAGAGCAACACGAGCCCAACGCAGCCTGGTCGCTGGACTTGTGAACTTCGCTTTCGGATCGTTTGCCTACGCAAGCTATTTCCTCTGGAAATAGTCGTCCATGAATTGGAATCGCTTGTCGTTGGGTGCCTCTACCGCTTGAGGTTCTACATCGAGATGCATAACCGCAGGAGTTGGGTCTTCGGCCGAGGCAGAAGGCCAATTGGCTGCCCCTGAGCCATTGGGATCGCCCGTTTTCACGAAGCGGGCAAAGTATCCTATGGCCTGATCGGAAACCTGTTGGTCGATTTCTTTCCAGTCGTATTCGTCGGTTAGGTACAGATTGCCTAAGACGTATTCGATTTCCGAAGCGTGAGATGCCCCAAACGGAGGAGGTGGCGGCGGGGCTGCATCGCTCTTTTTAACAGTTCCACCCGCCAGTCCAGAGACCAGAGAGGTATCTTTAAGGGGAGGGCGAACTTTGTCGAAACGATAGCGATAGACTGGCGCTTCGGAGTGCTTTCTCTGGAGATCGAACCACTTCCAAGTTGAATAAACGATGAAACGATCTGCGGCTAGGTCAGTAGCGGATCGCTCTACTTCCTGGGCGTCGGCATGGGGATACAAGGCTAGGACCTGCTCTGCGTCTTCTGGATAGGTTTGATGAACTTTTTCGATGAATGCCTCCGTCGTGTAAGGAGCTCCCTGCATGAAGGCCATGCCTGGAATTTCGGCTGAGGTCCAACCGAGCATAAGTGGGACTTGGGCTTGCTCGCCGCTCGAGTAGATATTGATCAGCGAATCGGGCAAAAAGTAGCCGTCGATCACTCCTGGAAACCCAAAGCGTTGCGAATTCACATAGGCGTCGAAGATGCTGTCAGTATCCATGGAGCGAGCTGCATCG containing:
- a CDS encoding arylsulfatase, translated to MSRYTLFVVLLFCSVPLLSAEKKPLPNVLFILVDDMGYGELGSYGQRTLQTPRLDQLADEGMRFTRFYAGSTVCAPSRSVLMTGLHTGHTQVRGNDRERAALGQTLRDEDLTIAEVMKEAGYRTALVGKWGLGAVDSSGAPNKQGFDSYYGFVNQTHAHNHFPSFLIRDGVKEELPNDLVKVGEIDGVGYSENKEVYANNLFFEEAESIIRESRDEPFFLYLALTIPHANNESSDELGDGMEVPTYGAFANKEWPDFHKGHAWMNDRIDRGVGELMDLLEELDLADDTIVVFTSDNGPHNEGGFGYNPEFFDANGPLNGIKRDLTDGGVKVPLIIRWPKVVEGGSVSDHVSFFGDFMPTIVELTKRDEVETDGLSLLPVLSGQKTFPSHAFLYWEFYGAPKSQAVLLEGRWKGIRVVGEEAMRLFDLDADPGEFRDRSADYPDIVERIEKLMTEQHEPNAAWSLDL
- a CDS encoding peptidase MA family metallohydrolase, with protein sequence MSPSACLSRTCYQILIAVAAFALLGQNRGDAVDINDGPPVLEKAWKLYNTGAYEEAVSYSAAGRELDPWISGWIVIEAQSLLALGRYEEAYEELDRYVEDHRYALLPRFLLRQAALYSARYNEARLQYEALGYLINERSRRYGYDPDNVVVIGRIAELYKLEPKIVLDNFYRRAMDFDPPPVSAYLAAGNLALNKSDYKLASQTFQKGLELFPENPDLWFGLAHSFREGDPGRLAEYANKALSLNPRHGPTLRLLAENQIAGEDYLSATVLLDKALRTNPRDPDTLALKASIAYIQNDAETGDELRREALSSWTINPSVDFRIGYQLSRKYRFADAARYQRKALGFDESFSPARIQLAQDLLRLARNEEAWRHADRVYRDDPYNVAAFNLVTLEERLAEFSTIESEHFLLRMTPQEAEVYGPRAIKLLEKAHTELSQSYGIELPVKTTVEIYPNPADFETRTFGMPGTPGFLGVCFGPVFTINSPASRSANWEAVLYHEFCHTITLTMSQNRMPRWLSEGISVYEEQLFNPAWGQRMSADYRDRILSEQMQPVSSMSSAFLRAEDGQDIQFAYFQSYLVVDFLVQNYGKPALRELLQDLGKGEETNAAIAKRFAPLPELDLAFAEFAKAEASKLAGEFRFQTQQSPLATAIQITGPKTDYSSALQEGWRLLEEEDWENAAERLQDLIEKAGYLTGSENAHWPLAVAYRKLGERESEIATLEAITRHEGSQLKPLVRLLELSQEEQDAAASLKWANQWIAINPMAETPWRALLEAASDIEQDNYSAEAARSLIALDPPDSPALHYQLAEILQDSDPTQAKRHVLMALQDAPRFQKAYHLLNELQAAAPAPPEPSDNRPKIDALDIDIDFLQ
- a CDS encoding BatA domain-containing protein, whose protein sequence is MSFLAPLFLAGLALLAGPILFHLIRQAPKNRINFSSTELLDESTPKTQSRRRIHNPWLLLIRCLIIALLAFAFARPFFPTSDAPPASAASNVSRVFLIDQSASMSQPGIRELLNGRIAEELESISPTDRLSVVGFSDTSQILISSSEWSSWPPSQRKELALAKLEQIPTTDYPTHLDTAVEAGLNALAQLNESSEEKGIGEIVIFSDFAQGSRISGLTGLEWPSETFLKRVSLEAPGQDDNLTLQWGAWQEEENLVSATLSVLTQTADSQALEFSVQAYRADSKQPLGDELQAFIPANKTSVSISIPLPKEAKTWPLLFELSGDTATFDNQLFRAPKNVPIAEVTLLSDAPISDTREAPYFVSKALQGIDFPQIRLQESLEQSSDLILVEAELSEQNVEQLKDKIRTGATAFVLAKDPNMSATLQALLEAPEIAIQAATEGELRIGDVDFEHPLFSIFSDPRYSNFAQIKSWQTPRISYPDTLDYETIASLDDQSPLLIETSLGTGKVYIWSGSWSPEKTQWTLSSKFVPFLHQLALSSIGGLPLPENSTLSSRSRSSYSNVLSSLPEAAGVYQSDESFWYAFQMDPNESLTVPISEDDWDKLGLPDYDSEQIAQVTRSIQESANRENASILEERQSLWRWMLWIVLALLALESLVAIKSTRQEGGTPA
- a CDS encoding DUF4159 domain-containing protein, with amino-acid sequence MSDRAGVPEWEVPARFKHDVFTFARVQYDSFRGRGWGGRGRWAIDYPDAELNFAYRLQQMTSLKVNPDSAVVRLDEDNLADYPFLYMVEPGSLSFRETEVRALRDYLLNGGFLMVDDFWGDAEWENLEYELRRVFPDREFHELELEHPIFHIVFDLQEKPQVPSVGHARHYEGTDITWETDKGPSAEFVHYRAIYDDQGRMCVIICHNTDLGDGWEREGESEWYFREFSEKRAYPMGINIIVYAMTH
- a CDS encoding AAA family ATPase, with product MNTTDETIESHAELFEKLQTGRKRVEEELSKVIVGQKEVTKQLLVALMAGGHCMITGAPGLAKTLLVKSISQVFQLNFQRIQFTPDLMPADITGTEILTDGPAGRELTFVKGPVFANLLLADEINRTPPKTQSALLEAMQEHQVTAAGARHTLQEPFFVLATQNPVEMEGTYPLPEAQLDRFLFNVLIDYLPEEDEVEVVRRTTMRQGGAIEPVFTAEEIIAIQSLVREVPVSSDVIEYAVRLVARSRPAAEGAPEFIRKYVNWGAGTRAAQALVLAAKALALWESKSYVAKEQINALAKPVLRHRILLNYRAEAESTTVEQIIEKLIE
- a CDS encoding DUF58 domain-containing protein → MPNKPDRSATTVDPEALLAIRDLELRARIVVEGIWAGLHRSPYHGFSVEFSEYRQYSPGDDLRYLDWKALARTDREFLKVFEDETNLRCQVAFDASRSMDFTSLSYSKFDYARTLAATLSYFLGKQRDVVGLARFDSRITDYQEPRWRPGHFQRLLAILERDPEGKGTDLAEVLVELRRLNRKRSLFIIISDFLSDPESWQAELSYLSSMGHDVRALQILDPAETDLQYGKAAYWDDLETGETRFVDPDSARDNYVERFKKRQSAIREAFARAGASLQTLTTDQPLDLALVEFIRNLKGVMK